The DNA segment GCAGATGAAGCAACATGGGTGCTCACGAGCTATCTGGTGGCCAATGCGGTGATCCTGCCTGCTTCGGCGTACCTGACGACATTCATAGGGCGTAAGCGCTTTTACATGATCTGTGTGCTGTTGTTCGGCATCAGCTCGGCGCTTTGCGGGCTGGCTCCATCGCTGCCGCTGCTCATCTTTTTTCGTATTTTGCAGGGAGCGGGTGGCGGAGGTCTGGCGCCCAGCGAGCAGGCTATCCTGGCCGATACCTTTGAGCCTAAGGATCGCGGCAAGGCTTTCGCTGTGTATGGCATTGCCGTGGTCTGCGCGCCTGCCATCGGACCCACGCTGGGCGGCTACATCACGGATAACTTTGACTGGCGCTGGATTTTCTTTATCAACATCCCTGTCGCCATTGTCTCGCTGTTTCTGACCAATCGGATCGTTGAAGATCCACCGCATATTGTTCAGGAAGTGAAAGCGATGCAGAAGAAGGGGCTAAACCTCGACTTCCTCGGCTTTTTCCTGTTGGCAATTGGATTCGGATCTCTGGAGTTTGTCCTCGACAAGGGGCAGGAAGACGATTGGTTCGGTTCCCGGATAATCACTTTCTTTGTTATCACCTGCGTGACCTCGCTGGTGACACTCATCCTGTGGGAGATGCGCCAGATTCGCACTGGCCAGAAGCCGATTCTCGACCTGACTCTGTTTCGCGGGCGGAACTTCTCCATCGCATTTCTGCTGATGTTTGTGCTTGGATTCTGTCTCTTTGGCAGCACTGTCCTGATTCCGCAGTTTGTGCAGTCGCTGCTTGGGTATACGGCGGAACAGGCCGGGCTGGTGATCAGTCCGGGCGGGTTGGGCATTATCCT comes from the Acidicapsa ligni genome and includes:
- a CDS encoding DHA2 family efflux MFS transporter permease subunit, whose translation is MSAASQTSPMPVNVSSPSTTTVWKPRANRWAIALTVTLATFMEVLDTSIANVALPHIAGGLGASADEATWVLTSYLVANAVILPASAYLTTFIGRKRFYMICVLLFGISSALCGLAPSLPLLIFFRILQGAGGGGLAPSEQAILADTFEPKDRGKAFAVYGIAVVCAPAIGPTLGGYITDNFDWRWIFFINIPVAIVSLFLTNRIVEDPPHIVQEVKAMQKKGLNLDFLGFFLLAIGFGSLEFVLDKGQEDDWFGSRIITFFVITCVTSLVTLILWEMRQIRTGQKPILDLTLFRGRNFSIAFLLMFVLGFCLFGSTVLIPQFVQSLLGYTAEQAGLVISPGGLGIILLMPLVGFLVAKVDARILVAYGFFSCSVAFFAMLNLNLDVSYGYVATLRVFQASGLAFLFVPISTISFAGVPPNKNNDASGLTNLARNIGGSVGTAFLVTVLARRAQFHQQRLGDHLTPNTGAFQNSMSLMGRYLHDRAGMAYSFMQGRSMAQGTVMRQLVIQSTMLAYLDVIKCFAIAMGCMIPIIFFMTKVKGGRGGGVH